CAATGGCGCGCCGGGCGGCTTCGGGCCGCCCCTGGGGCAGAAGGGCCATTTGCGAAATTTTGGCACTTACAAAAAGCATGGCAGACGCATTGGGACAGGCCGCCACGCAGGCGCCGCATCCGATGCATTGGGCGGCGTCCATGGCCAGCTCGGCCTTTTCCTGGGGCACCGGGATGGCGTTGGCATCCTGGGCGCCGCCGGCGCTGACGGAGATGTAGCCGCCGGCTTGAATAATTTTGTCCAGGGGACTGCGATCCACGACCAGGTCCTTGATCACTTTAAAAGCCATGGCGCGGAAAGGCTCGATGGCAATGACATCGCCGTCTTTAAAATGACGCATGTGCAGTTGACACAAGGTGGTGCCTTTGAGCGCACCGTGCGGGCGCCCGTTGATGACGGCACCGCACATGCCGCAGATACCTTCCCGGCAGTCGTTATCGAAAGCGATCGGTTCCTTGCCTTCCAGGGTCAACTGGTCGTTCACCACGTCAAGCATTTCGAGAAAAGACATTTCGGTGGAAATGTCATTGGCCTGGTGCGTTTCAAAGCAGCCTTTGTCCTGGGGGCCTTTCTGGCGCCACACTTTGAGGGTGAGGTGGATGCTCTTGCTCACTTGTAGCTCCTTTGCGTAAGTTGGACATTTTCAAATGCCAGCGGCTCTTTGTGAAGTTCCGGGGCCTGACCGTGACCCTTGAACTCCCATGCGGCGACATGGCAATAATCCTCGTCATTGCGTAGCGCTTCGTTCTCCTCGGTTTGGTAGGCTTCGTTGAAGTGGCCACCACACGACTCCTGGCGGGCCAATGCGTCATCGAGCAACAACTCGGCAAACTCGAGGAAATCCGCCACTCGGCCGGCCCGTTCCAGGCTCTGATTGAAATCCGCGATAGAACCCGGTACCTTGACATTTTTCCAGAATTCATCCCTCAGTTCCTGGATCATGCCGCGTGCCTTTTCCAGTCCGGCGTTGTTGCGCGACATTCCGCAATGGTCCCACATGATCAGGCCCAGATGCCTGTGGAAATCATCCAC
This Desulfatitalea tepidiphila DNA region includes the following protein-coding sequences:
- a CDS encoding succinate dehydrogenase/fumarate reductase iron-sulfur subunit, yielding MSKSIHLTLKVWRQKGPQDKGCFETHQANDISTEMSFLEMLDVVNDQLTLEGKEPIAFDNDCREGICGMCGAVINGRPHGALKGTTLCQLHMRHFKDGDVIAIEPFRAMAFKVIKDLVVDRSPLDKIIQAGGYISVSAGGAQDANAIPVPQEKAELAMDAAQCIGCGACVAACPNASAMLFVSAKISQMALLPQGRPEAARRAIAMIREMDARGFGNCSNETECEAECPKEISITNIARLNREFFKAHFGSSIK